ACGGTAGCGCTTCTACTGGCAACCGCTCGCCGGATGTTCGAAGCCAACAAACAGGTACACACGGGCGGTTGGAAGTCGTGGTCACCGATGTGGATGTGTGGCAAGAGCATTAAGAACTCGATCGTAGGAATCTTCGGATTCGGACGCATCGGCCAAGAAGTGGCGAAACGGTTAGCTCCCTTCAAACCGGCCCAAATTCAGTTCACGAGCCGTACAGATAAGTTTCTAACAGCCGAGGATCTGGGTGTAACACAAGTTCCGTTCGATGAGTTGATCGAAACAAGCGATTTCCTCATCATCGCCTGTTCGTATAACGTGGAAACAGCCAATCTGTTCAACGACGCCGTCTTTTCGCGCATGAAACCATCGGCCATCCTAGTGAACACGAGCCGGGGCGGTGTGGTAGAGCAGCACGATCTGATCCATGCGCTGCGTGCTGGCAAAATTCAAGCCGCCGGACTTGATGTAACCACACCGGAACCACTTCCGCTCGACAACCCGCTGTTGACGCTACCGAATGTCGTGCTGTTGCCGCATATTGGCAGTGCCGACATCGAGACACGCATCGAAATGTCTCGCATCACGGCTTGCAACATTCTGGCCGGGTTGAAGGGTGTGAAGATGATGTCGGAAGTTTGATATTCTCAATTCCAGGGCGAAGGTTGCGCTTTTGGTTATTGCTACTGAATAAAATGGTCACTATTTTGGGCAGGATTTCCTTTCCGCTCCATCACACCACGTACACTCGTGTATTCGCAATCT
The sequence above is a segment of the Anopheles darlingi chromosome 2, idAnoDarlMG_H_01, whole genome shotgun sequence genome. Coding sequences within it:
- the LOC125952159 gene encoding glyoxylate reductase/hydroxypyruvate reductase isoform X1 → MNSAFRRQFSAVLSIAVQRGALRCGRSNSVELPLPAGGLFVVQRRRYCCFEMKPKVYVTRNDYARIGLDLLKEECDISVWDEAYPVPRDEFLKNVAGKDAIYCSLNDRIDKELLDQAGPNLKVISTISVGYDHIDVKECKQRGIRVGYTPDVLTDATAELTVALLLATARRMFEANKQVHTGGWKSWSPMWMCGKSIKNSIVGIFGFGRIGQEVAKRLAPFKPAQIQFTSRTDKFLTAEDLGVTQVPFDELIETSDFLIIACSYNVETANLFNDAVFSRMKPSAILVNTSRGGVVEQHDLIHALRAGKIQAAGLDVTTPEPLPLDNPLLTLPNVVLLPHIGSADIETRIEMSRITACNILAGLKGVKMMSEV
- the LOC125952159 gene encoding glyoxylate reductase/hydroxypyruvate reductase isoform X2, with the translated sequence MKPKVYVTRNDYARIGLDLLKEECDISVWDEAYPVPRDEFLKNVAGKDAIYCSLNDRIDKELLDQAGPNLKVISTISVGYDHIDVKECKQRGIRVGYTPDVLTDATAELTVALLLATARRMFEANKQVHTGGWKSWSPMWMCGKSIKNSIVGIFGFGRIGQEVAKRLAPFKPAQIQFTSRTDKFLTAEDLGVTQVPFDELIETSDFLIIACSYNVETANLFNDAVFSRMKPSAILVNTSRGGVVEQHDLIHALRAGKIQAAGLDVTTPEPLPLDNPLLTLPNVVLLPHIGSADIETRIEMSRITACNILAGLKGVKMMSEV